The proteins below are encoded in one region of Scylla paramamosain isolate STU-SP2022 chromosome 8, ASM3559412v1, whole genome shotgun sequence:
- the LOC135102752 gene encoding uncharacterized protein LOC135102752, whose amino-acid sequence MKSFSTLLAEIRPRLPSSSDRRGLHISPSLHLLVTLRYLATGTFQLKAADTADMLQASASRSIKRVVHAIAEVSAGHIKFPTPPEGGTVMQAFTIADCINGTLILSEDLVEMIWPQGFLRLQCDGCATRESFCRE is encoded by the exons atgaaaagtTTCAGTACACTGCTGGCAGAAATTAGACCTCGTCTTCCATCTTCGAGCGACAGGAGAG GTCTCCATATCTCGCCTAGTTTGCATCTGTTGGTTACGCTACGTTACCTTGCAACAGGTACCTTCCAGCTGAAAGCTGCTGACACAGCAGATATGTTGCAGGCTAGTGCATCCCGCTCCATTAAGAGAGTAGTCCATGCCATCGCTGAAGTCTCAGCAGGGCACATCAAGTTCCCCACGCCACCAGAGGGGGGTACCGTCATGCAAGCCTTCACCATCGCAGACTGCATTAATGGAACTCTCATCCTATCAGAAGACCTGGTGGAGATGATATGGCCGCAAGGGTTTCTACGCCTACAATGTGATGGCTGTGCGACCAGGGAATCGTTCTGTAGGGAGTAA